From the genome of Flavobacterium luteolum, one region includes:
- a CDS encoding dienelactone hydrolase family protein, with product MKNTIIILFSAILFSNLMNAQLKPVKYTEGSQQLNGLFIKSAKKSSNNPGILLLPAWLGIDNASKGIAEELSKLGYHVFIADIYGEGNYPKNTGEAGKQAGFYKTNFEAYQKRIDAALKELVKSGANADNIVAIGYCFGGSGVLEAARGHLNVKGIASFHGGLGKDASRKNEPIATKVLICHGADDPFVSKDEIAAFQQEMRDGKADWQMIYYANAVHSFTNPEAGSDNSKGAAYNAVAAKRSFEHLQLFLNEVLKK from the coding sequence ATGAAAAACACCATAATTATTTTATTCAGTGCAATCTTATTCTCAAATCTTATGAATGCGCAATTAAAACCCGTAAAATATACAGAAGGAAGCCAACAGCTAAACGGCTTATTTATAAAATCTGCTAAAAAAAGCAGTAACAATCCAGGAATCTTACTTTTACCAGCGTGGCTTGGAATTGATAATGCCTCTAAAGGAATTGCAGAAGAATTATCTAAATTAGGCTATCATGTTTTTATCGCTGACATCTATGGCGAAGGAAATTATCCAAAAAACACAGGTGAAGCAGGAAAACAGGCTGGTTTTTATAAAACAAATTTCGAAGCGTATCAAAAACGTATTGATGCTGCCTTAAAAGAATTAGTCAAATCTGGCGCTAATGCCGATAATATTGTGGCTATTGGATATTGCTTTGGAGGAAGCGGTGTTCTTGAAGCTGCCCGCGGACATTTGAATGTAAAAGGTATTGCTTCTTTTCATGGCGGTTTAGGAAAAGATGCGAGCAGAAAAAACGAACCAATTGCTACAAAAGTTCTTATTTGCCATGGAGCTGATGATCCTTTTGTTTCAAAAGACGAAATTGCTGCTTTTCAACAAGAAATGCGTGATGGCAAAGCAGACTGGCAAATGATTTATTATGCAAATGCGGTTCACTCTTTTACTAATCCTGAAGCAGGAAGCGATAACTCTAAAGGTGCTGCATATAATGCTGTTGCTGCCAAAAGATCTTTTGAACATTTACAGCTTTTCTTAAACGAAGTCCTGAAAAAATAA
- a CDS encoding DUF3667 domain-containing protein: MSHNKIREDKTCLNCRHVVEQKYCPNCGQENSDSRKTFHHLFIHFFEDLTHYENAFWKTIKNLLFKPSTLTKEYLSGKRLSYLAPVRLYIFISFITFLLIAMFPNNVGEKIDKSEEALNKELSKATDSLSISRKDDKRYFHFKTMKELDSIQKYGKPNEKLNASSYWFAEKAIHVTEKYTKKEIYEKFVESFFHNLPKILFIIMPFFAFFLWLFHNKKRWYYFDHGIFTLHYFSFLLLIFLIMFIIDRLIGLFGEDSPLSFISSITTFAGTVWMCYYFYPAHHRFYGESRIVSFIKSFFLFIINSLFILFLLTLYVLYTFINLH; the protein is encoded by the coding sequence ATGTCACATAATAAAATTAGAGAAGACAAAACTTGTCTAAACTGCAGGCATGTTGTTGAGCAGAAATACTGCCCAAACTGCGGACAAGAAAACAGTGATAGCCGAAAAACTTTTCATCATTTATTTATTCATTTTTTTGAAGATTTAACGCACTACGAAAATGCATTTTGGAAAACAATAAAAAATCTGCTGTTCAAGCCTTCAACGCTGACTAAAGAATATCTTTCAGGAAAACGCTTGTCTTATCTTGCTCCAGTCCGATTATATATTTTTATCAGTTTTATTACTTTTTTATTGATTGCAATGTTTCCAAATAATGTTGGTGAAAAAATTGATAAAAGTGAAGAAGCGCTTAACAAAGAACTCTCTAAAGCTACTGACAGTTTAAGTATAAGCAGAAAGGACGACAAAAGATACTTTCATTTTAAAACGATGAAAGAACTTGATTCGATTCAAAAATATGGAAAACCAAATGAGAAGCTGAATGCTTCTTCGTATTGGTTTGCCGAAAAAGCGATACACGTTACGGAAAAATATACCAAAAAAGAGATTTATGAAAAATTCGTTGAATCGTTCTTTCATAACCTGCCTAAAATTCTCTTCATAATCATGCCGTTTTTTGCTTTTTTCTTGTGGCTTTTTCACAACAAAAAAAGATGGTATTATTTTGATCACGGAATTTTCACACTGCACTATTTCTCTTTCCTATTACTGATTTTTCTCATCATGTTTATCATCGACAGATTGATTGGTCTTTTTGGAGAAGATAGTCCGCTGTCTTTTATATCATCAATTACAACATTTGCAGGAACCGTTTGGATGTGCTATTATTTTTATCCTGCGCACCATCGCTTTTATGGTGAGTCAAGAATAGTCTCTTTTATAAAAAGCTTCTTCTTGTTTATAATAAATTCTCTTTTTATCCTATTTTTACTCACTTTATACGTTCTTTACACATTTATTAATTTACACTAA
- a CDS encoding M28 family peptidase → MKKILILFLIVSAYSCKTAQSTTAKDNSDPTKYVKAISEKDLKKMLYTVASDEMEGRETGSKGQKKAGLYMIEQYKKSGISFPKGAKDFYQPVPAAFMNARRNQNLPDSENIWAYIEGSEKPNEVLVISAHYDHVGIKDGEVYNGADDDGSGTVAVIEMAKAFAKAKKQGHGPKRSILFLHVTGEEHGLHGSRYYSENPLFPIENTIADINIDMIGRRDVEHSNTNNYVYVIGADRLSSDLHNAVVAQNEKYIKMDLDFKFNDPKDPNHFYERSDHYNFAKHGIPAVFFFNGVHEDYHGKGDEPQKIEYDALTKRTKLAFVVAWDLANRENRPVVDKK, encoded by the coding sequence ATGAAAAAAATACTCATTTTATTCTTAATTGTCTCTGCGTATTCTTGTAAAACTGCGCAGTCAACTACAGCTAAAGACAATTCGGATCCAACAAAATACGTAAAAGCGATCAGCGAAAAAGATCTTAAAAAAATGCTTTATACTGTTGCTTCTGACGAAATGGAAGGCCGCGAAACTGGCTCTAAAGGACAGAAAAAAGCAGGTCTTTATATGATCGAGCAATACAAAAAAAGCGGAATTTCTTTTCCAAAAGGAGCTAAAGATTTCTACCAGCCTGTTCCTGCTGCATTTATGAATGCAAGACGTAATCAAAATCTTCCAGATTCTGAAAATATCTGGGCTTACATTGAAGGTTCAGAAAAACCAAATGAAGTTTTGGTAATTTCTGCACACTATGACCACGTGGGAATTAAAGATGGTGAAGTTTATAACGGTGCTGACGACGATGGTTCTGGAACTGTAGCTGTGATCGAAATGGCTAAAGCTTTTGCTAAAGCTAAAAAACAAGGTCATGGTCCAAAACGTTCTATCTTGTTTCTTCACGTAACTGGCGAGGAGCACGGTTTACATGGATCTCGTTATTATTCTGAAAATCCATTATTTCCAATCGAAAACACCATTGCAGATATCAACATTGACATGATCGGACGCCGTGATGTTGAGCATTCAAATACAAACAACTACGTTTATGTTATTGGTGCTGATAGATTATCTTCTGATTTACACAATGCCGTAGTAGCTCAAAACGAAAAATACATCAAAATGGACTTAGATTTTAAATTTAATGATCCAAAAGATCCAAACCATTTCTATGAGCGTTCTGACCACTATAACTTTGCAAAACACGGCATTCCAGCTGTTTTCTTCTTCAACGGAGTTCACGAAGATTACCACGGAAAAGGTGACGAACCTCAAAAAATTGAGTACGATGCTTTAACTAAGAGAACGAAACTGGCTTTTGTAGTAGCTTGGGATTTAGCTAATAGAGAGAATAGACCGGTAGTTGATAAGAAGTAG